In one Streptomyces marincola genomic region, the following are encoded:
- a CDS encoding phosphotransferase family protein translates to MVTYRQEHTAAWTAYFTDRGHPGARPLAAGVEGAVYWLDEGLVAKVWSGRPPAGLDLTRQVYADIARHPLPFGTPEIFGVEEHEGVLVTYERELTGAPFRDEAGGAAAERRIPSRETDALLTVLRSLATVPGTEAMRRLSVQGDDRPLWRGHTRFPAALAALVERATDRHGALLAAHVPGLTGRVSRTVEALHALGDTPVTVVHGDLVPPNIHVDGEGRPAAVLDFGFFTTAGDPAFEAAVTAAVWDMYGPHAAEHTAVLTGLFAAELGHDPEVLALYQAAYAMTTYDLFATDGSDGHFRWCAALLNRGAAGPGA, encoded by the coding sequence ATGGTCACCTACCGCCAAGAGCACACCGCCGCATGGACCGCGTACTTCACCGACCGGGGTCACCCCGGCGCCCGGCCGCTCGCGGCCGGCGTCGAGGGCGCCGTCTACTGGCTGGACGAGGGGCTGGTGGCCAAGGTGTGGAGCGGGAGGCCGCCGGCCGGCCTGGACCTGACCCGCCAGGTCTACGCGGACATCGCGCGCCACCCGCTGCCCTTCGGGACGCCGGAGATCTTTGGGGTCGAGGAGCACGAGGGCGTTCTCGTGACCTATGAACGCGAGCTGACCGGGGCGCCGTTCCGCGACGAGGCGGGCGGCGCAGCCGCGGAGCGCCGCATCCCGTCCCGCGAGACCGACGCCCTGCTGACGGTGCTGCGCTCCCTCGCCACCGTCCCGGGCACCGAGGCGATGCGGCGCCTGAGCGTGCAGGGCGACGACCGCCCGCTGTGGCGGGGCCACACGCGCTTCCCCGCCGCCCTCGCCGCCCTCGTCGAACGGGCCACCGACCGCCACGGCGCGCTGCTCGCCGCCCACGTCCCGGGCCTGACCGGCCGGGTGTCGCGGACCGTCGAGGCGCTGCACGCGCTCGGGGACACGCCCGTCACGGTCGTCCACGGGGACCTCGTACCGCCCAACATCCATGTGGACGGCGAGGGGCGCCCCGCCGCCGTGCTCGACTTCGGATTCTTCACCACCGCGGGCGACCCCGCGTTCGAGGCGGCGGTCACCGCGGCCGTGTGGGACATGTACGGGCCGCACGCCGCCGAGCACACCGCCGTGCTCACCGGCCTGTTCGCGGCCGAACTCGGCCACGACCCCGAGGTCCTGGCGCTCTACCAGGCGGCCTACGCCATGACCACGTACGACCTGTTCGCCACGGACGGAAGCGACGGGCACTTCCGCTGGTGTGCCGCGCTCCTCAACCGCGGCGCGGCCGGGCCGGGAGCCTGA